The Candidatus Methylomirabilis limnetica genome has a window encoding:
- the folP gene encoding dihydropteroate synthase, protein MTQLSFRCRNHLLDVREKTWIVGVLNITPDSFSDGGRFLDPGAATDQALRMVEEGADILELGAESTRPGAVPVSVDEELRRILLVLRDLRPKLTIPVAVDTYKPEVARVVLEEGADIINDVYGVRGEGRLAAVVAEKRAGLVIMHMKGTPQDMQIEPHYNDAVGEVLAFLADRVAFAERMGVDPESIIVDPGLGFGKRPQDNLVLLRHLAELDCLGKPIMVGPSRKSLVGNVLNLPVEQRQYGTAACVAAAVLQGAAFVRVHDVRPCAHLVRMLDAIKRA, encoded by the coding sequence ATGACGCAATTAAGCTTTCGCTGCCGGAACCACCTGCTGGATGTGCGGGAAAAGACCTGGATTGTGGGGGTATTAAATATCACCCCGGATTCTTTTTCCGATGGCGGTCGCTTCCTGGATCCTGGGGCGGCCACCGATCAGGCGCTGCGGATGGTGGAGGAGGGAGCCGATATCCTGGAGCTGGGAGCTGAGTCAACCCGTCCAGGCGCCGTCCCTGTCTCTGTAGACGAGGAGCTTCGCCGGATCCTTCTGGTTCTACGCGACTTGCGTCCCAAGCTCACGATCCCGGTGGCGGTGGACACCTATAAACCGGAGGTGGCAAGGGTAGTCCTGGAGGAGGGGGCAGACATCATTAACGACGTCTATGGCGTTCGAGGAGAGGGACGTCTGGCAGCAGTGGTGGCTGAGAAGCGCGCCGGCCTTGTCATCATGCACATGAAGGGTACCCCTCAGGATATGCAAATCGAACCGCACTACAACGATGCCGTGGGTGAGGTCTTGGCCTTCCTGGCCGATCGCGTCGCCTTTGCCGAACGTATGGGCGTTGACCCTGAGTCAATCATTGTAGATCCCGGGCTGGGCTTCGGCAAGCGGCCGCAGGATAATTTGGTTCTGCTCCGACATCTGGCGGAGCTTGATTGTCTTGGGAAGCCGATTATGGTCGGTCCATCGCGTAAGTCGCTCGTTGGGAATGTACTGAATCTTCCCGTTGAGCAGCGCCAATACGGTACGGCGGCCTGTGTCGCGGCGGCGGTGCTGCAGGGTGCGGCCTTCGTCCGAGTTCACGATGTTCGGCCCTGTGCGCATCTGGTCAGGATGCTGGACGCGATCAAGAGGGCGTAG
- the glmM gene encoding phosphoglucosamine mutase: MRKLFGTDGIRGVANREPMTPETMVKVGRAAAHMLRGTSERAAIVIGKDTRLTGYMLETALTAGITSMGVDVLLVGPLPTPGIAFITRSLRADAGVVISASHNSYEDNGIKFFSHDGLKLPDAMEHRIEELIGNGEIDGIRATAREIGKAYRVGDAVGRYIEFVKNTLPKGTTLKGMRVVVDCANGAAYKASPAVLRELHAEVVSLNVQPDGTNINKECGSLHPEGLRRAVVEHKAHIGIAHDGDADRVLFVDEQGETMDGDHILALCALDLKREGRLREDTVVATVMSNIGLDIAMQEAGIKVVRTAVGDRYVLEEMLSKRYTLGGEQSGHIIFLEHHTTGDGIVTALQVLATMQRCGKPLSELKACMRSYPQVLINTPIRRRAAIEELPRVQEAIRLAEAGMGGRGRVLVRLSGTEPLARVMVEGEEPAKIERLAREIALVIEKELD, encoded by the coding sequence GTGCGAAAACTATTCGGCACCGACGGAATTCGGGGTGTGGCCAACAGAGAGCCGATGACCCCGGAGACCATGGTCAAGGTGGGGCGCGCAGCGGCTCACATGTTACGCGGGACGAGCGAGCGGGCCGCGATCGTGATCGGGAAGGACACGCGCCTGACCGGCTATATGCTGGAGACGGCGCTGACCGCCGGCATTACCTCGATGGGCGTGGACGTGCTCTTGGTGGGCCCGCTCCCGACGCCTGGGATCGCCTTTATTACGCGAAGCCTTCGAGCCGACGCCGGGGTGGTGATTTCTGCCTCTCACAACTCGTACGAGGATAACGGCATCAAGTTCTTTTCTCACGACGGCCTGAAGCTGCCGGATGCGATGGAACATCGGATCGAGGAGCTGATCGGCAATGGAGAGATCGATGGGATCAGGGCGACGGCTCGTGAGATCGGCAAGGCCTACCGAGTGGGTGATGCCGTCGGCCGCTATATCGAATTTGTGAAAAACACCCTTCCCAAGGGAACAACGCTGAAGGGGATGCGGGTGGTAGTAGACTGTGCCAACGGCGCCGCCTACAAGGCGTCGCCGGCAGTTCTTCGGGAGCTGCATGCAGAGGTGGTGTCGCTCAATGTCCAGCCCGACGGAACCAACATTAACAAAGAATGCGGCTCGTTGCATCCCGAAGGACTGCGGCGAGCTGTCGTGGAACACAAGGCGCACATTGGGATTGCCCATGACGGGGATGCTGACCGAGTTCTGTTTGTGGACGAACAGGGTGAGACGATGGATGGCGACCACATCCTCGCCCTCTGTGCCCTCGACCTGAAGCGAGAAGGCCGTTTGCGTGAAGACACGGTCGTGGCGACCGTAATGAGCAACATCGGCTTAGACATCGCGATGCAGGAGGCGGGGATCAAGGTCGTTCGAACCGCGGTGGGCGATCGGTACGTCCTGGAGGAGATGCTGTCGAAGCGCTATACGCTGGGGGGCGAGCAGTCCGGGCATATCATCTTCCTGGAACACCATACCACCGGCGATGGGATAGTGACCGCCTTGCAGGTATTGGCAACCATGCAAAGGTGTGGGAAGCCGCTTTCGGAACTCAAGGCATGCATGCGCTCTTATCCCCAAGTCTTGATCAATACGCCCATTCGACGCAGAGCTGCCATTGAGGAGCTTCCACGGGTGCAGGAGGCGATTCGATTGGCGGAGGCGGGTATGGGCGGCAGGGGACGGGTCCTGGTTCGCTTGTCCGGCACGGAACCGCTAGCCCGTGTGATGGTAGAAGGCGAGGAGCCAGCGAAGATCGAGCGGCTGGCCCGAGAGATCGCACTGGTGATCGAAAAAGAACTGGACTAA